In a genomic window of Methanosarcina horonobensis HB-1 = JCM 15518:
- a CDS encoding ABC transporter permease has product MRNSIYLKMALNMLVHSKLRSWLTIIGIVIGVGSVIGIVSLGDAMQADIQTRLAEMDLTKILISPGYTRAESNMRGPPGMGWETSMDAELTDDDIDALQGLESIEHITGQISGSEEVKYAGETATLSIIGVDPQVWKYMTTLKPQSGRLLEPADRYVAVIGSDIASGVYDRDIGVNQIITIDNKSVRVVGILEEKGEGDDLSIYMPIDGAVELIEDAEEGVYDYIVVKAKSEDMVDELMEDIEDKLMISRHVIKEEDRDFSVTAAKSMAESVTEMTSSMTLFLGAIAAVSLLVGAVGIANTMFTSVLEKTKEIGTMKAIGAKNRDILMIFLFNSAMVGLVGGILGVILGWIVSAGLQTMMGGEMMSGGGVSPYLMIEGLVLAVLIGVISGVVPAYRASKLKPVDALRYE; this is encoded by the coding sequence ATAAGAAATTCAATCTACCTGAAAATGGCCCTGAACATGCTTGTGCACAGCAAGCTCCGAAGCTGGCTGACCATTATCGGGATAGTTATAGGAGTCGGATCTGTAATCGGCATTGTCTCTTTAGGGGATGCCATGCAGGCAGACATTCAGACCAGGCTTGCCGAAATGGACCTGACAAAAATACTCATAAGTCCGGGATATACAAGGGCGGAATCTAACATGCGTGGCCCTCCAGGAATGGGCTGGGAGACATCAATGGATGCTGAATTGACAGATGATGATATTGATGCACTCCAGGGTCTGGAAAGTATAGAGCATATTACCGGTCAAATTTCCGGCAGCGAAGAGGTAAAATATGCAGGAGAAACTGCAACCCTCTCAATCATAGGTGTGGACCCCCAGGTCTGGAAGTACATGACAACACTTAAGCCTCAGTCCGGAAGATTGCTCGAACCGGCTGATAGGTATGTAGCAGTTATAGGAAGCGATATTGCCAGTGGAGTTTACGACCGGGACATTGGAGTTAACCAGATAATAACAATAGATAATAAATCAGTGAGAGTTGTCGGAATTCTGGAAGAAAAGGGAGAAGGAGATGACTTAAGTATCTACATGCCAATCGATGGGGCAGTGGAGCTTATTGAGGATGCAGAAGAAGGTGTTTATGACTATATCGTTGTAAAAGCCAAAAGTGAAGACATGGTGGACGAACTTATGGAAGATATAGAGGACAAGCTCATGATCTCAAGACACGTTATTAAGGAAGAGGACAGGGACTTTTCCGTAACAGCTGCAAAGTCTATGGCTGAGTCTGTTACCGAAATGACAAGTTCGATGACACTCTTCCTCGGAGCCATTGCAGCCGTCTCCCTTCTTGTAGGAGCTGTGGGTATCGCCAACACCATGTTTACCTCTGTACTGGAAAAGACAAAAGAAATAGGGACTATGAAAGCCATCGGGGCGAAAAACAGGGATATACTCATGATTTTCCTCTTTAACTCCGCAATGGTAGGGCTTGTTGGCGGCATTCTTGGAGTTATACTGGGATGGATTGTTTCAGCTGGCCTCCAAACGATGATGGGAGGTGAGATGATGTCAGGAGGTGGAGTAAGCCCTTACCTGATGATTGAAGGACTTGTATTGGCAGTTCTTATAGGCGTGATCTCAGGAGTGGTGCCTGCATACAGAGCCTCGAAATTGAAGCCTGTAGATGCATTGAGATATGAATAA
- a CDS encoding ABC transporter permease, which yields MRNSTYLKMGLNMLVHSKLRSWLTIIGIVIGIGSVVGILSLGEAMEEQVQSRLAEMDLTKITISPGYIKASSNMHGPRGGWSREGGTTTDVELTDDDIKALQGLDGVQYIAGQISGSEPVVYAAQNATLSITGVDPQVWKYMTTLKTQSGRLLEPSDKYVAVIGSGVASGIYDQDIGVNQVITINGKAVRVVGILTEEGQGDRSIYMPIDVAVNLIDDAEDGVYNSITVKAKSEDLVDGLMEDIEKKLMISRHIIRDDDRDFSVSASKSMAESVTEMTSSMTLFLGAIAAVSLLVGAVGIANTMFTSVLEKTKEIGTMKAIGAKNRDILMIFLFNSAMVGLVGGILGVALGTFVSSGLQAMMGQMTSGGGVSLHLMVEGLVLAIVIGVISGVVPAYRASKLRPVDALRYE from the coding sequence ATGAGAAATTCAACCTACCTGAAAATGGGCCTGAATATGCTTGTGCATAGCAAACTCCGAAGCTGGCTGACCATTATCGGGATAGTTATAGGGATCGGGTCTGTTGTTGGTATCCTCTCTCTCGGGGAAGCTATGGAAGAGCAGGTGCAGAGCAGGCTTGCCGAAATGGATCTTACAAAAATAACCATTTCCCCCGGATATATTAAAGCATCTTCAAACATGCACGGACCTAGAGGTGGATGGTCCAGGGAAGGTGGTACGACAACGGATGTCGAATTAACCGATGATGACATTAAGGCACTTCAAGGCCTGGATGGTGTACAATATATAGCCGGTCAGATTTCCGGCAGTGAACCCGTGGTTTATGCCGCACAAAATGCAACTCTGTCAATCACAGGTGTGGACCCTCAGGTCTGGAAGTATATGACTACTCTGAAAACGCAATCCGGAAGGCTACTTGAACCCTCGGATAAGTATGTCGCAGTTATAGGAAGCGGAGTTGCCAGTGGAATTTATGACCAGGATATCGGAGTCAATCAGGTAATAACGATCAATGGTAAAGCAGTGCGCGTTGTCGGAATTCTTACAGAAGAGGGGCAGGGCGACAGAAGCATTTACATGCCAATCGATGTAGCGGTAAACCTGATTGACGATGCAGAAGACGGTGTTTATAATTCAATCACGGTAAAAGCCAAGAGTGAAGACCTTGTGGACGGACTTATGGAAGATATCGAAAAGAAGCTCATGATTTCGAGGCACATTATCAGGGATGACGACAGGGACTTCTCTGTTAGCGCCTCAAAGTCTATGGCTGAGTCTGTTACCGAAATGACAAGTTCGATGACACTCTTCCTCGGAGCCATTGCAGCCGTCTCCCTTCTTGTAGGAGCTGTGGGTATCGCCAACACCATGTTTACCTCTGTACTGGAAAAGACAAAAGAAATAGGGACTATGAAAGCCATCGGGGCGAAAAATAGGGATATACTCATGATTTTCCTCTTTAACTCCGCAATGGTAGGGCTTGTTGGAGGCATCCTTGGAGTTGCTCTGGGGACCTTTGTTTCATCCGGGCTTCAGGCGATGATGGGACAAATGACATCAGGAGGTGGAGTGAGTCTTCACCTGATGGTTGAAGGCCTGGTTCTCGCAATAGTAATAGGTGTGATCTCAGGAGTTGTTCCTGCGTACAGAGCCTCGAAATTAAGGCCAGTAGACGCACTGAGATATGAATAA
- a CDS encoding class I SAM-dependent methyltransferase, with translation MSEVQRKFDAVSKKYDEQRKKFIPCFDDFYGTAVSVASVGTESPRILDMGAGTGLLSAFLMKRYPGASLTLIDISEKMLDVAKDRFRGNSNVKYIIADYSKYDFTEKYDMIVSALSIHHLEDEEKNKLYKKSYSILKENGIFINADQVHGETPFIDNLNKTTWRHYVENSGLTEEEILAGYERTKLDKDSKLDQQLEWLKEAGFCDVSCIYKYYHFAVMFGRKIV, from the coding sequence ATGAGCGAAGTTCAAAGAAAGTTTGATGCTGTTTCAAAAAAGTATGATGAACAGAGAAAGAAGTTTATACCCTGCTTTGATGATTTCTATGGAACAGCGGTATCCGTGGCATCAGTAGGTACGGAAAGCCCAAGAATACTGGATATGGGTGCCGGAACAGGGCTTCTATCGGCATTTCTGATGAAAAGATATCCTGGGGCATCACTTACTCTTATTGATATCTCGGAAAAAATGTTGGATGTGGCAAAAGACAGATTCAGAGGTAATTCAAACGTAAAATATATTATAGCAGATTATTCAAAATATGATTTCACGGAAAAATACGATATGATAGTGTCAGCCCTGTCTATCCACCATCTGGAAGATGAAGAGAAAAATAAGCTCTATAAAAAAAGTTATTCCATTCTTAAAGAGAATGGGATTTTCATCAACGCGGATCAGGTACATGGAGAAACTCCATTCATAGATAATCTAAATAAGACAACATGGAGACACTACGTCGAAAACAGCGGCCTTACCGAGGAAGAAATACTGGCTGGTTATGAACGGACCAAACTTGATAAGGATTCGAAACTGGATCAACAGCTGGAATGGCTTAAAGAAGCAGGGTTTTGTGATGTCAGTTGCATATATAAATACTATCATTTTGCAGTGATGTTTGGAAGGAAAATTGTGTAA
- a CDS encoding NAD(P)-dependent malic enzyme, with protein sequence MVSNTEKDLEGNVEKGSETTSQKISEQGIKNENDVHTSLYQESLAMHRRLGGVLEVASKVHLRTIHDLSVAYTPGVAEPCRKISENPNLVYLYTLKKNTVAVVTDGSAVLGLGNIGPYAALPVMEGKAIIFKEFAGIDAFPICLDTQDTEEVIKAVKNLAPVFGGINLEDISAPRCFEIEARLREELDLPVIHDDQHGTAIVVFAGLLNALKIVKKELSELKIVISGLGAAGVAIFRFLVRAGADPAKILTCDSQGIVYEGREKGMNPVKEEVARLTNPEKLKGGLKEALPGADLFIGVSVGGIVTEDMVHSMAKDAIVMAMANPVPEIMPDAAKKAGARIVATGRSDFPNQLNNCLSFPGVFKGALGTCARKITSEMEMAAARALANIVTAGELSEDYIIPDPLDKHVVPAVAKAVADASLEGCVARKSLEEISE encoded by the coding sequence TTGGTTTCAAACACGGAAAAAGATCTGGAAGGAAATGTAGAGAAGGGCTCTGAAACAACTTCTCAAAAGATTTCTGAACAGGGTATCAAAAATGAGAATGACGTGCACACTTCATTGTATCAGGAATCGCTTGCAATGCATAGAAGGCTTGGAGGCGTACTTGAAGTTGCAAGCAAAGTTCATCTGCGTACAATTCACGACTTAAGCGTTGCCTATACGCCTGGAGTTGCCGAACCCTGCCGGAAAATTAGCGAAAATCCGAATCTTGTTTACCTGTACACTCTTAAGAAAAATACGGTTGCTGTCGTAACTGACGGATCAGCTGTACTCGGGCTTGGGAACATAGGTCCTTATGCGGCTCTGCCGGTTATGGAAGGAAAAGCTATAATCTTCAAGGAATTTGCCGGCATAGATGCTTTTCCGATCTGTCTGGACACTCAGGATACCGAAGAGGTTATTAAAGCGGTAAAAAACCTGGCTCCGGTCTTCGGGGGCATTAATCTTGAAGATATAAGTGCACCCCGGTGTTTTGAAATTGAGGCAAGGTTGCGGGAAGAGCTTGACCTTCCTGTTATCCACGACGATCAGCACGGAACTGCCATTGTCGTATTTGCCGGGCTCCTTAATGCCCTTAAAATTGTAAAAAAGGAGTTGAGCGAACTAAAAATAGTAATCTCAGGACTTGGGGCTGCAGGGGTTGCAATTTTCAGGTTCCTTGTAAGGGCAGGAGCAGATCCAGCAAAAATCCTTACCTGCGACAGCCAGGGAATTGTATATGAAGGGCGGGAAAAAGGCATGAACCCTGTAAAAGAAGAAGTTGCAAGGCTTACGAACCCTGAAAAGTTAAAAGGAGGGCTAAAAGAAGCTTTGCCGGGAGCTGACCTCTTTATAGGAGTCTCGGTCGGAGGGATCGTAACCGAGGATATGGTTCACTCAATGGCAAAAGATGCTATTGTAATGGCTATGGCAAACCCTGTCCCAGAAATTATGCCCGATGCTGCAAAAAAAGCGGGTGCAAGAATCGTTGCGACTGGCAGGTCGGATTTTCCAAACCAGCTCAACAACTGCTTGAGTTTCCCCGGAGTCTTCAAAGGGGCTCTTGGTACCTGTGCAAGGAAGATAACCTCTGAAATGGAAATGGCAGCAGCCCGTGCCCTTGCAAATATTGTGACTGCCGGCGAGCTTTCAGAAGATTATATTATCCCTGACCCTCTCGATAAGCACGTGGTGCCTGCGGTTGCAAAAGCCGTTGCAGATGCTTCCCTTGAAGGTTGCGTTGCAAGGAAAAGCCTTGAAGAAATTTCTGAATAA
- a CDS encoding Mov34/MPN/PAD-1 family protein: MQIKGIARDTLDFILEASRSMAPEEFAGLLQEKDGIITEVLILPGTESSDSSAVLRLYMMPNVKAAGSVHSHPGPNRRPSKADLRLFSKTGNCHIIVGSPYSRQSWTCYDREGNIKELPVLDIEFEEDMEI; the protein is encoded by the coding sequence ATGCAGATAAAAGGAATTGCACGTGATACTCTTGATTTTATCCTCGAAGCTAGCAGGTCAATGGCTCCTGAAGAGTTTGCCGGGCTTTTGCAGGAAAAGGACGGAATAATCACCGAGGTACTTATCCTGCCCGGAACGGAGTCCAGCGACTCAAGTGCAGTCCTCAGGCTTTATATGATGCCGAATGTAAAAGCTGCAGGTTCGGTCCACAGCCATCCCGGACCTAACCGAAGGCCGTCAAAAGCTGACCTGCGTCTCTTTTCGAAAACAGGAAACTGCCATATTATAGTGGGTAGTCCTTACAGCAGGCAGAGCTGGACCTGCTATGATAGGGAAGGAAATATCAAAGAGCTTCCTGTCCTTGATATAGAATTCGAAGAAGATATGGAAATTTGA
- a CDS encoding sensor histidine kinase, with protein sequence MSGTDISKKIFIITILIFAVLTTTYAFTYNLQLSNFLGLEQANTLNDVERLQNVVYAEQRYLDKMVQDWSCWDDTYRFIDDRNQEYINVNLQNQTLAGLKVNVMLFVNETGSLVYSKSIDINTEKEKPVPEELIKLVESGKLSTKTEHDVIRGYVLLDENPIYISCHPILTTRYEGPVKGTLIFGRYFDSDLLYYFKESVSSSILMYRADEGMPSDLQERFQNFSEFPDRAIVKPLSEEIIAGYFGLMDISGQPALIMRTDFSRDLYLNSKKTLDNMYFFLILTGLVTGIGVKFALDNFFVSRLIEIDNFVTRVRSEKDLSRRLDLKDNDELYRLSREINGMLNEIELTEHEIKRQEREKKVLLDSLNEIVIFINPEHNLVWANKAALEYMHMDLEKARGIHLKDTPGMDDLLIQHLPLEEIFASGNKESEEFTLEDGNSWFVQATPVIDDNGRIIGVLETFRDITERKEIERLFQEKQVAEIANRTKSEFLANMSHELRTPLNSIIGFSDLLYEQAFGELNEKQLKYAGNISRSGKHLLNLINAILDLSKVEAGKLELEYKDFELTNKLSMIKNLLSPIADRKNITIEIDVDKGLTTVRADESRFVQVMYNLLDNAIKFSYENSPVKIEAKKKGDMVEVTVKDHGIGIKAEDQCKLFKPFSQVDPFLSKSSQGTGLGLSLVKQIVHLHGGYVWFRSVQEEGSTFAFAIPINGYIKSGK encoded by the coding sequence GTGTCAGGAACGGATATTAGCAAAAAAATTTTTATAATAACAATTTTAATTTTTGCAGTTCTTACTACTACCTATGCATTCACTTACAACCTTCAGCTTTCTAACTTTTTGGGGCTTGAACAGGCAAATACATTGAATGATGTTGAAAGGTTGCAGAACGTGGTTTATGCCGAACAGAGGTATCTTGATAAAATGGTTCAGGATTGGTCCTGCTGGGATGATACTTATCGTTTTATCGATGACAGAAACCAGGAGTATATAAACGTAAATCTTCAGAATCAGACTCTTGCCGGACTCAAAGTAAATGTTATGCTTTTTGTTAATGAGACCGGCTCGCTTGTTTACTCAAAATCGATAGATATTAACACCGAAAAGGAGAAGCCGGTTCCGGAAGAGCTTATAAAACTGGTAGAAAGTGGGAAGCTCTCAACAAAAACAGAGCATGATGTTATCCGCGGTTATGTTTTGCTTGATGAAAACCCTATATATATTTCCTGTCACCCTATCCTTACGACAAGGTATGAAGGACCCGTGAAGGGCACTCTAATTTTCGGGAGGTACTTTGACAGTGACCTTCTTTATTATTTTAAAGAAAGTGTCAGCTCTTCAATTTTGATGTACCGAGCAGATGAAGGTATGCCCTCCGATTTACAGGAAAGGTTCCAAAACTTTTCAGAGTTCCCTGACAGAGCCATTGTCAAGCCTCTTAGCGAAGAGATAATAGCAGGGTATTTCGGGTTAATGGACATTTCAGGCCAGCCTGCTCTTATTATGAGAACTGATTTCTCAAGAGACCTTTACCTGAACAGCAAAAAAACTCTGGATAATATGTATTTTTTCCTTATCCTAACCGGGCTTGTGACAGGTATTGGAGTTAAATTTGCACTTGACAATTTCTTTGTTTCAAGACTTATCGAAATTGATAATTTCGTTACAAGGGTCAGGTCGGAAAAAGATCTTTCCAGAAGATTGGACCTGAAAGACAACGATGAACTCTACCGCCTCTCAAGGGAAATAAACGGGATGCTGAATGAAATCGAACTGACAGAACATGAAATAAAAAGGCAGGAACGAGAAAAGAAAGTCCTGCTTGACTCTCTGAACGAGATAGTTATTTTCATAAATCCTGAACATAATCTCGTATGGGCAAACAAAGCTGCGCTTGAATATATGCATATGGACCTTGAAAAAGCAAGGGGAATACACCTTAAAGACACTCCGGGAATGGACGATCTGCTGATTCAACACCTGCCACTTGAAGAGATCTTTGCATCAGGAAATAAAGAGTCAGAGGAATTTACTTTAGAGGATGGAAACTCATGGTTTGTCCAGGCAACTCCGGTGATTGATGACAATGGTAGAATCATAGGCGTGCTGGAAACCTTCAGGGACATTACCGAAAGGAAAGAAATTGAAAGACTTTTCCAGGAAAAACAAGTTGCAGAAATTGCAAACCGTACAAAGAGCGAATTCCTTGCAAATATGAGCCATGAACTGAGAACTCCGCTTAACTCAATAATAGGATTCTCAGATCTTCTATATGAACAGGCTTTTGGGGAGTTGAATGAAAAGCAGCTAAAGTATGCAGGCAATATTTCAAGAAGTGGAAAGCATCTTCTGAATCTGATCAATGCCATTCTTGATCTTTCCAAAGTAGAAGCCGGAAAACTGGAGCTTGAATATAAAGATTTTGAACTTACTAATAAGTTGAGCATGATAAAGAATCTTTTGTCTCCAATCGCGGACCGTAAAAACATCACAATTGAAATCGATGTGGATAAAGGTCTTACCACTGTCCGTGCGGACGAGTCAAGGTTTGTCCAGGTAATGTACAATCTCCTGGATAATGCTATAAAGTTCTCCTATGAAAATAGTCCTGTGAAAATAGAGGCAAAAAAGAAAGGAGATATGGTGGAAGTAACGGTTAAGGATCATGGAATAGGGATCAAAGCTGAAGACCAGTGCAAACTTTTCAAGCCCTTCAGCCAGGTTGATCCGTTTCTCTCGAAAAGCTCCCAGGGAACCGGGCTTGGGCTCTCTCTGGTTAAACAGATTGTACACCTGCACGGAGGGTATGTCTGGTTCAGGAGCGTCCAGGAGGAGGGGAGTACCTTTGCATTCGCAATTCCTATAAATGGTTATATAAAATCCGGAAAATAA
- a CDS encoding KEOPS complex subunit Pcc1, giving the protein MKLSAEFTFETETAEKIYQAVLPELNDNFSERSRIGLSLEGTNCLILTVKAEDTVSLRSALNTWFRLIQIAQEILEVTSETLSTGTPTSK; this is encoded by the coding sequence TTGAAACTTTCCGCAGAGTTTACATTTGAAACCGAAACTGCCGAAAAGATTTATCAGGCTGTCCTTCCCGAACTTAATGATAACTTCTCTGAAAGGTCAAGAATAGGGCTGTCCCTTGAAGGTACAAACTGCCTTATACTTACGGTTAAAGCCGAAGATACGGTTTCCCTGCGTTCTGCCCTGAACACATGGTTCAGACTTATCCAGATAGCCCAGGAAATCCTTGAGGTCACATCTGAGACCCTCTCGACGGGGACACCCACCAGTAAGTAA
- a CDS encoding rRNA maturation protein codes for MLVTSSRKPSAKTRTLCKLLSRFIAGRCISRGKMGMQELLEFAEGGPLIVIGEYHGNPGELAFYDDAGKLLFSLRFSDWYSEEIDSYWFPDVEPVFTGKGEIADALESFFRFNRVEEDKIDQLPPSSTLIVAGEKEVDLMGSGKSLFKLTVKGFKKY; via the coding sequence ATGTTAGTTACTTCTTCTCGCAAACCTTCTGCAAAGACTCGGACGCTTTGCAAACTCCTTTCGCGCTTTATTGCCGGCAGGTGCATTTCCCGTGGCAAGATGGGCATGCAGGAACTTCTCGAGTTTGCAGAGGGCGGGCCTCTGATAGTCATAGGGGAGTACCACGGAAATCCCGGGGAGCTTGCCTTTTACGACGATGCAGGAAAACTTCTTTTTTCCCTCAGGTTTTCAGACTGGTATTCTGAAGAAATCGATTCTTACTGGTTTCCGGACGTTGAACCGGTGTTTACAGGCAAGGGAGAGATTGCGGACGCACTTGAGTCTTTTTTCCGTTTTAATAGGGTAGAAGAGGATAAGATCGATCAGCTTCCTCCCAGTTCCACACTGATTGTGGCAGGAGAAAAAGAGGTTGATCTCATGGGCAGCGGGAAGTCCCTTTTTAAGTTAACTGTCAAGGGCTTCAAGAAGTACTGA
- a CDS encoding nitroreductase family protein: protein MSSRKEINSLIRLSVNGEVLMDNIKATGEQISNAVLDNIYQRRSVRNYSDKEVPDEIIREIIRAGTYAPSAVNKQPWRFVVVKNRQLIDEYDDRARKVFLAAYGDTKNPDLVRYVQHLSKPTTRILYGAPVFILVFASPDVIDDNDCALAAENMMLAAQSLGVGSCWIGLAAGLGNDKEFQKEMGVPEGHKLIAPLIFGYPAKENLKAPARNSDVILKWID, encoded by the coding sequence TTGAGCAGTAGAAAAGAGATTAATAGCTTAATTCGTTTATCTGTTAATGGTGAGGTCTTAATGGATAATATCAAAGCTACCGGAGAACAAATCTCCAACGCTGTCCTGGACAACATTTACCAGCGTAGATCCGTGCGCAATTATTCCGATAAGGAAGTTCCCGACGAAATAATCAGGGAAATTATCAGGGCGGGAACATATGCACCAAGCGCCGTGAATAAGCAGCCTTGGCGGTTTGTAGTCGTGAAAAACAGGCAGCTCATCGATGAATATGACGACCGCGCCAGAAAGGTTTTCCTCGCTGCATACGGGGATACAAAAAACCCGGACCTGGTCAGATATGTACAGCATTTATCAAAACCGACAACCCGGATCCTCTATGGGGCACCTGTTTTCATCCTGGTATTTGCGTCTCCCGACGTTATCGATGACAATGACTGTGCTCTAGCGGCGGAGAACATGATGCTTGCAGCTCAATCTTTAGGGGTCGGAAGCTGCTGGATTGGTCTGGCAGCAGGGCTGGGTAATGATAAGGAATTCCAGAAGGAAATGGGAGTGCCTGAGGGACACAAGCTTATAGCACCGCTGATCTTTGGGTACCCGGCGAAGGAAAATCTGAAGGCGCCTGCACGTAACTCTGATGTTATTTTAAAATGGATTGATTAA
- a CDS encoding DNA-directed RNA polymerase subunit P, with protein sequence MGYKCTRCKQKVEIDYEYTGIRCPYCGHRILVKERPTTIKRIKAE encoded by the coding sequence ATGGGATATAAGTGCACTCGCTGTAAACAGAAAGTGGAAATTGACTACGAGTACACCGGCATAAGGTGCCCGTACTGCGGACACAGAATCTTGGTAAAAGAGCGTCCTACAACCATTAAGCGCATCAAGGCCGAGTAA
- a CDS encoding 50S ribosomal protein L37ae: MAKKFTKKGRISRSAGRFGPRYGRKDRKLVADLEERMRAPHVCTKCARPTVGRIGTGIWKCSKCGHTFAGGTYIPYTSVGQTLLRTMKNIAEAK; this comes from the coding sequence ATGGCAAAAAAATTCACTAAGAAAGGAAGAATTTCCAGATCTGCAGGCAGGTTTGGTCCCAGGTACGGGAGAAAAGACAGAAAGCTTGTCGCAGACCTGGAAGAACGCATGCGAGCTCCGCATGTATGCACCAAATGTGCCCGTCCTACAGTGGGAAGGATTGGTACAGGGATCTGGAAATGCAGCAAGTGCGGACACACCTTCGCAGGCGGGACTTACATCCCTTACACAAGCGTTGGTCAGACCCTGCTGCGCACAATGAAGAACATTGCTGAGGCAAAGTAA
- the rrp42 gene encoding exosome complex protein Rrp42 gives MKKMSEIIATLKKDYIYNLLIKGNRQDGRGFKDFRDLKLETNVISKAEGSAKVTLGNTQVLVGVKLQTGTPFPDSQDEGVIITNLELNPIASPEFEPGPPREEAIEMARVVDRGIRESGAIDIKKLCITVGESVWIVFIDVHILNDDGNIIDASCLAAIAALMTTMVPNEQQGLGENVPLAMKEMPVGITLAKIGSKLMVDPSLDEEAVCETKLTIVSSSDGSVAGMQKMGPAPLTEEELFEAIDLALEKAAELRALYLEGLAKSE, from the coding sequence GTGAAAAAGATGAGTGAAATCATAGCCACACTTAAGAAGGATTACATTTACAATCTGCTGATTAAAGGAAATCGCCAGGATGGGCGTGGGTTTAAAGATTTCAGGGATTTAAAGCTTGAAACAAATGTCATTTCCAAAGCGGAAGGCTCCGCGAAGGTCACCCTCGGAAACACCCAGGTGCTTGTAGGTGTGAAACTTCAGACCGGAACCCCGTTCCCGGATTCCCAGGATGAAGGCGTGATCATCACCAACCTTGAACTTAATCCCATAGCTTCTCCTGAGTTTGAGCCCGGGCCTCCTAGAGAAGAAGCAATCGAAATGGCAAGGGTTGTTGACAGGGGAATCAGGGAATCAGGCGCAATTGATATAAAGAAGCTTTGCATAACGGTTGGAGAATCCGTATGGATTGTCTTTATAGATGTCCATATCCTGAATGATGACGGAAATATCATTGATGCATCCTGTCTTGCTGCAATTGCAGCCCTCATGACCACTATGGTCCCGAATGAACAGCAGGGACTGGGCGAGAATGTGCCCCTTGCAATGAAAGAAATGCCTGTTGGCATAACCCTTGCAAAGATAGGCTCAAAGCTGATGGTTGATCCCTCCCTTGATGAGGAAGCAGTTTGTGAAACAAAACTGACCATAGTTTCCAGTTCGGACGGGTCTGTTGCAGGCATGCAGAAAATGGGTCCTGCCCCTCTTACCGAGGAAGAGCTTTTCGAGGCAATAGACCTGGCACTCGAAAAGGCAGCCGAACTTCGTGCGCTCTATCTTGAAGGACTTGCAAAAAGCGAGTAA